One Dama dama isolate Ldn47 chromosome 18, ASM3311817v1, whole genome shotgun sequence DNA window includes the following coding sequences:
- the RPA3 gene encoding replication protein A 14 kDa subunit — MVDVMESPKARINASMLAQFIDQPVCFVGRLEKIHPTGKMFILSDGEGKNGTIELMEPLDEEISGIVEVVGRVTAKATIMCASYVQFKEDNHPFDLGLYNEAVKITHEFPQFFPLGVVQYG; from the exons ATGGTGGACGTGATGGAGTCGCCCAAGGCGCGCATCAACGCCAGCATGCTAGCTCAGTTCATCGACCAGCCGGTCTGCTTCGTAGGGAGGCTGGAAAAG attcatcCCACTGGGAAAATGTTTATTCTTTCAGATGGTGAAGGAAAAAATGGAACTATTGAGTTGATGGAACCT CTTGATGAAGAAATCTCTGGAATCGTGGAAGTAGTTGGAAGAGTGACAGCCAAGGCAACCATTATGTGTGCATCTTATGTCCAGTTTAAAGAAGATAATCATCCTTTTG ATCTTGGACTTTACAATGAGGCTGTGAAGATTACCCATGAGTTCCCTCAGTTTTTTCCTTTGGGAGTTGTGCAGTATGGTTGA